A stretch of the Malus domestica chromosome 08, GDT2T_hap1 genome encodes the following:
- the LOC103441186 gene encoding indole-3-pyruvate monooxygenase YUCCA6-like: protein MSMDYYNTRELQGKQSNDPYFIDKMSKSSSSLSASSLSASSPSPSPSSRDSRLVVCAPGPVIVGAGPSGLAAAACLKLKGVPSMILERSNCIASLWKLKTYNRLRLHLPKQFCELPFMPFPNDFPTYPIKQQFIQYLEDYATKYDIRPQFNVTVASAEFDPTLGFWRVRTTGVKGDDETEYVCRWLIAATGENAEALVPKLEGMTEFKGPIRHTSSYKSGEEFRGKKVLVVGCGNSGMEVCLDLCNHNARPSLVVRDTVHVLPREMLGKSTFGLSVWLLKWLPIRLVDRFLLVVSRLLLGNTSQLGLDRPKLGPLELKNLSGKTPVLDVGTLAKIKSGDIQVCPAIKRLKPHAIEFIDGRTEKFDAIILATGYRSNVPIWLKEGDMFSKEDGLPRRPFPNGWKGERGLYAVGFTKRGLLGTSMDAKRIAEDMERCWKAEAKHCTPFNA, encoded by the exons ATGTCCATGGACTACTACAACACAAGAGAATTACAAGGCAAACAATCCAATGATCCTTATTTCATTGACAAAATGAGCAAGTCCTCTTCATCCCTGTCGGCTTCGTCCTTGTCAgcatcatcaccatcaccatcgcCATCATCTAGAGATTCTAGACTCGTAGTGTGTGCTCCAGGGCCGGTCATCGTAGGTGCAGGTCCATCAGGGCTTGCAGCAGCCGCATGTCTGAAGTTAAAAGGTGTACCAAGTATGATCCTGGAGAGATCCAATTGCATAGCCTCCTTATGGAAGCTTAAGACCTACAACCGCCTTCGCCTTCACTTGCCGAAGCAATTTTGTGAGCTACCCTTCATGCCTTTCCCTAATGATTTCCCAACTTACCCTATAAAGCAACAATTCATTCAATACCTTGAAGATTATGCTACCAAGTATGACATTAGGCCACAGTTCAATGTGACCGTGGCCAGTGCCGAGTTTGATCCCACGCTCGGGTTTTGGCGTGTGCGGACAACGGGAGTGAAGGGTGATGATGAGACGGAGTATGTGTGCCGATGGTTGATTGCCGCCACCGGTGAGAATGCAGAGGCGCTGGTGCCGAAGCTTGAGGGAATGACTGAGTTTAAAGGCCCTATAAGGCATACAAGTTCGTACAAGAGTGGTGAGGAGTTTAGAGGGAAGAAAGTTTTGGTTGTTGGTTGTGGAAATTCAGGCATGGAGGTGTGCTTGGATCTATGTAATCATAATGCTAGGCCTTCTCTTGTGGTCAGAGATACG gTTCATGTCTTACCAAGAGAGATGCTTGGAAAGTCAACTTTTGGGCTGTCCGTGTGGTTGCTCAAGTGGTTGCCCATTCGACTTGTAGATCGGTTCTTGCTGGTTGTGTCTCGTCTGCTTCTCGGCAACACCTCTCAACTCGGATTAGACCGGCCGAAATTGGGTCCCTTGGAGCTCAAGAACTTGTCTGGAAAGACACCTGTCTTAGACGTTGGTACACTGGCAAAGATTAAAAGTGGAGACATACAG GTATGTCCAGCCATCAAGAGGTTAAAACCTCACGCTATAGAATTTATTGATGGACGAACCGAGAAATTTGATGCCATTATATTAGCAACAGGTTACAGAAGCAATGTGCCCATTTGGCTAAAG GAGGGTGATATGTTTTCAAAAGAAGATGGGTTACCTAGAAGGCCATTTCCAAATGGTTGGAAAGGTGAACGTGGGTTATATGCAGTGGGGTTTACCAAACGTGGACTACTTGGTACCTCAATGGATGCCAAAAGAATTGCTGAAGATATGGAACGGTGTTGGAAAGCTGAGGCAAAGCATTGTACTCCCTTTAACGCCTAA